Proteins encoded together in one Bacteroidetes Order II. bacterium window:
- a CDS encoding pentapeptide repeat-containing protein: protein MPNAPRLPEALEDRKNHDFYKALYLAPETYIAHYRDEAAYHAAFREAFAALQTGPDAGKWASIHFPTDIVFATGLKLKNGTEFLFLDGFLMGAEITEMEQQTGLEKWRWRFDDEIEWQKRTFDFKLHLSKATFSGNAAFGAATFSGNANFYAATFSGNAAFGTATFSGDANFGAATFSGDAAFYAATFSGNANFGAATFSGDAAFGAATFSGDAYFGFLNAPTALNSAKQRLEKRIAALQNQGSGLEGEEQKRAYRGLVRQLGLHLRALENPQPIFHCKQTLFLGDVSFGDSTFAGAFSFEQCFLQNGVSFQNATFSERAVFEAPNP, encoded by the coding sequence ATGCCTAACGCACCCCGCCTGCCCGAAGCCCTTGAAGACCGCAAAAACCACGATTTCTACAAGGCGCTCTACCTTGCTCCCGAAACCTATATTGCGCATTACCGCGACGAAGCCGCCTACCACGCCGCCTTCCGAGAAGCCTTTGCTGCCCTGCAAACCGGCCCCGATGCTGGTAAATGGGCTTCTATTCACTTCCCGACGGATATTGTCTTTGCAACTGGGCTCAAACTGAAAAATGGAACGGAGTTTCTCTTTTTAGATGGCTTTTTAATGGGGGCCGAGATTACGGAGATGGAGCAGCAAACGGGGCTTGAAAAATGGAGGTGGAGGTTTGACGACGAAATTGAGTGGCAAAAGAGAACCTTTGATTTTAAGCTACATCTTTCAAAAGCGACGTTTTCGGGTAATGCCGCTTTTGGTGCAGCGACGTTTTCGGGTAATGCCAATTTTTATGCAGCGACGTTTTCGGGTAATGCCGCTTTTGGTACAGCGACGTTTTCGGGTGATGCCAATTTTGGTGCAGCGACGTTTTCGGGTGATGCCGCTTTTTATGCAGCGACGTTTTCGGGTAATGCCAATTTTGGTGCAGCGACGTTTTCGGGTGATGCCGCTTTTGGTGCAGCGACGTTTTCGGGTGATGCCTATTTTGGTTTCCTGAACGCACCCACTGCCCTTAACAGCGCTAAACAGCGCTTGGAAAAACGTATCGCGGCTTTACAAAACCAAGGTTCTGGCCTAGAAGGAGAAGAGCAAAAACGTGCTTATAGAGGCTTGGTACGGCAACTTGGTTTACACCTTCGCGCTTTAGAAAACCCACAACCAATTTTCCATTGTAAACAAACCTTGTTTTTAGGCGACGTTAGTTTTGGGGACTCTACCTTTGCAGGTGCGTTTAGCTTTGAGCAATGTTTTCTGCAAAACGGTGTCTCCTTCCAGAACGCCACCTTTTCTGAACGGGCTGTGTTTGAGGCTCCTAATCCTTAG